In a genomic window of Persicobacter psychrovividus:
- a CDS encoding alpha-L-fucosidase, producing the protein MMNIFFRALVVALAVSSCNIKKDKTPKQSNKEKFEANWESLKKYEVPEWFQDAKLGIFIHWGPYSVPEFGSEWYPRWMYMSEKTYSPSGEIEKEGPNWVYNHHVKKYGGPEKFGYKDFIPEFKAEKFDAKEWISLFKASGAKYIVPVAEHHDGFAMYQSSLTRWNAVDMGPKKDVLGLLSKEAHRQGLKIGASSHYAFNWNYFTHKEGFDTSDPQYADLYARPHDFYAPADKEFLEMWWARTKEIIDRYEPDVLWFDFYMDRPEFTAYHPKLAAYYYNKGIDWGKDVVLQSKNFDMVTFPEGTNVYDLERGKMADIRKLPWQTDTSIGKNSWCHVENWESKTPNTIIDDLIDIVSKNGCLLLNVGPKADGTIPEDQVAVLRELGSWLKINGEAIYGSRPWKMFGEGPTHVATGHHTEGTNEELTAKDFRFTSKDGLLYAIAMDWPEDRQVLIPALKIGAEHLSSAVKSVSLLGTQKKVDWKQTEEGLMIQLPEMEPMQYAITFKIQTEDKVLAFNQF; encoded by the coding sequence ATGATGAATATTTTTTTTAGAGCTTTGGTGGTGGCGTTGGCTGTTAGCTCATGTAACATCAAAAAGGATAAGACTCCGAAGCAGAGTAATAAGGAGAAATTTGAGGCCAATTGGGAGTCTTTAAAAAAGTATGAGGTCCCTGAATGGTTTCAAGATGCCAAATTAGGAATTTTCATTCACTGGGGGCCATATTCAGTGCCGGAATTCGGTTCGGAGTGGTATCCTCGATGGATGTACATGTCTGAAAAAACATATAGTCCTTCGGGGGAAATCGAAAAAGAAGGACCTAACTGGGTTTATAATCACCATGTTAAAAAATATGGTGGCCCTGAAAAATTTGGCTATAAGGATTTCATTCCTGAATTTAAGGCTGAAAAGTTTGACGCAAAGGAATGGATTAGCTTATTCAAAGCGTCTGGAGCCAAGTATATTGTGCCGGTAGCAGAGCACCATGATGGTTTTGCAATGTATCAGTCATCCTTAACGCGATGGAATGCGGTTGATATGGGGCCAAAAAAAGATGTTTTGGGGTTGTTGAGTAAGGAGGCGCATAGACAAGGGTTGAAAATTGGTGCTTCGTCTCATTACGCATTTAACTGGAACTATTTCACCCATAAAGAAGGCTTTGACACTTCGGATCCTCAATATGCTGACCTGTATGCTCGTCCACATGATTTTTATGCGCCAGCGGATAAGGAGTTTTTGGAAATGTGGTGGGCAAGAACCAAGGAAATTATTGATAGATATGAACCAGATGTGTTATGGTTTGATTTTTATATGGATCGACCAGAGTTTACAGCTTATCATCCCAAATTAGCAGCATACTATTACAATAAAGGGATTGATTGGGGAAAAGATGTCGTTTTGCAATCCAAGAATTTTGATATGGTAACCTTCCCGGAGGGCACCAATGTGTATGACCTTGAAAGGGGTAAAATGGCTGATATTAGAAAGCTTCCTTGGCAAACGGATACTTCAATCGGTAAGAATTCTTGGTGTCATGTGGAAAACTGGGAGTCCAAAACACCTAATACGATCATCGATGATTTGATTGATATTGTCAGTAAAAATGGCTGTCTATTGCTAAATGTGGGACCAAAGGCAGATGGGACTATTCCTGAAGATCAAGTGGCAGTATTGAGAGAATTGGGCAGTTGGTTAAAAATTAATGGAGAAGCTATTTATGGTTCAAGGCCATGGAAAATGTTTGGTGAAGGCCCTACCCATGTGGCCACAGGTCATCACACCGAAGGTACAAATGAAGAGTTAACCGCTAAGGACTTTCGGTTTACTTCAAAAGATGGCTTGCTTTATGCTATTGCCATGGACTGGCCTGAAGATCGTCAAGTATTGATACCAGCATTAAAAATTGGTGCGGAACATTTAAGCTCAGCAGTTAAATCTGTGAGCTTGTTGGGCACTCAAAAGAAAGTGGACTGGAAACAAACCGAGGAAGGTCTGATGATTCAACTTCCTGAAATGGAACCGATGCAATATGCTATTACTTTTAAGATCCAGACAGAGGATAAAGTATTAGCTTTCAATCAATTTTAA
- a CDS encoding MSCRAMM family protein, which yields MNFKNFFAVIAIMLGTMTAVVAENQNDPLFAGGTGLPSDPHIITTPQHLLNLMDGGEDFTLWTRTYRLDADLDMTGLVCTPIGLQFTDNSIGAGGKVHFKGAFDGNGHVIKNMTITPREGQTDFHLGFIGLAGKVAEVSDGEVKNLGLINLIVDGMKPEGGWLIERVGGFFGLCEWGYSLSNCYIDGGEVKGTTAGGIGGWVRGGVIKDFYAKDLNVHSRWAQAGLIAVADSDADISNLAFYGTTSTNATACVHDLRSGTVTNSYYKDGSGADDPNSTKLTEAELKAEASFTGFDFTNTWIMGDEFPILRRMIDIQIVVNDVNDLPVENAVVSFEGTDYNTDADGIAKVGQHEMGTYSYSVTKADYQNLQATGTFVSQLSSTVVLEEIEKFMLTFNVTDPAEQAIDGATIMIGNQTEITDINGAAVFNLPAGDYEAEVSAEGFIAQTVMCTITDMDQVKNVTLEVQPKTYTANITVTDGTDPIEGASVMIGEMSKMTDAEGKVSFDMLEAGDYQLMVSNEGFVDQTVDFSVVGTDVHLMVELMPIPTYSAMITVTDGTDPIEGASVMIGEMSKMTDAEGKVSFNMLEAGDYQAKVSMEDYIDQTFVFTIVDKDVTQTVELVAVPKYSLTISVTDGTDAIEGAEVMLGDQTKTTDVDGNVEFPDLKAGDYDVVVEAEGYIGSSYSLKVVDQDVTHTFTLEAEGALSAIDKKIRLYPNPVQEQFVVQGLDADSQIVVYSVIGNKVDVAVIRTGSEAQISVSGLPAGAYLVNIDGQVERVVKL from the coding sequence ATGAATTTCAAGAATTTTTTTGCGGTAATCGCGATCATGTTGGGAACCATGACGGCAGTAGTTGCTGAAAATCAAAATGACCCGCTTTTTGCTGGTGGTACTGGCTTGCCAAGTGACCCCCATATTATTACCACACCTCAACATTTATTAAATTTAATGGATGGGGGTGAGGACTTTACATTATGGACTCGTACCTACCGGTTGGATGCCGATTTGGATATGACAGGCTTGGTGTGTACACCTATTGGCCTTCAGTTTACGGATAATTCTATAGGAGCGGGGGGAAAAGTACACTTTAAAGGGGCTTTTGATGGTAATGGGCACGTGATTAAAAATATGACCATTACACCACGAGAAGGACAAACTGATTTTCATTTAGGATTTATTGGATTAGCAGGTAAAGTAGCTGAGGTTTCTGATGGTGAAGTTAAGAACCTTGGATTGATCAATTTAATTGTTGACGGAATGAAGCCCGAAGGTGGTTGGCTTATTGAACGGGTAGGTGGATTTTTTGGTCTATGTGAGTGGGGTTATTCTTTATCAAATTGTTATATCGACGGTGGGGAAGTAAAAGGTACGACAGCTGGTGGTATTGGTGGTTGGGTTAGAGGTGGCGTAATCAAAGACTTCTATGCGAAAGATTTGAATGTTCATTCTCGATGGGCACAGGCTGGACTGATTGCCGTAGCGGATTCAGATGCTGATATTTCGAATTTAGCCTTTTATGGAACGACTTCTACGAATGCAACAGCTTGTGTTCATGATTTGAGATCAGGTACGGTGACTAATTCTTATTATAAGGATGGTAGTGGTGCAGATGATCCAAATTCAACTAAACTAACAGAAGCAGAACTAAAAGCAGAAGCGAGCTTCACTGGTTTTGATTTTACGAACACATGGATAATGGGGGATGAATTTCCTATCCTACGTCGTATGATTGATATTCAAATTGTGGTGAACGATGTGAATGATTTACCTGTCGAAAATGCTGTTGTTTCATTCGAAGGGACTGATTACAATACTGATGCGGATGGTATTGCCAAAGTTGGTCAGCATGAAATGGGTACTTATAGTTATTCTGTTACTAAGGCTGATTACCAAAACTTGCAAGCAACAGGTACATTTGTCAGTCAATTGTCATCGACCGTTGTATTGGAGGAAATTGAAAAATTCATGTTAACCTTCAATGTTACAGACCCAGCGGAGCAGGCTATTGATGGAGCAACTATAATGATTGGAAATCAAACTGAAATTACGGATATCAACGGAGCCGCGGTATTTAATTTGCCTGCCGGAGATTATGAAGCAGAGGTTAGTGCAGAAGGTTTCATTGCTCAAACAGTGATGTGTACAATCACCGATATGGATCAGGTGAAGAATGTTACTTTGGAGGTTCAACCAAAGACCTATACTGCTAACATAACGGTTACTGATGGTACTGATCCGATTGAAGGCGCTTCAGTGATGATAGGCGAAATGTCAAAAATGACCGATGCCGAGGGTAAAGTTTCTTTCGATATGTTAGAAGCTGGCGATTATCAATTGATGGTTTCTAATGAAGGTTTTGTTGATCAAACCGTTGATTTTTCAGTTGTAGGCACAGATGTACACCTAATGGTTGAGTTAATGCCAATTCCTACTTATTCAGCAATGATTACAGTTACTGATGGTACTGATCCGATTGAAGGCGCTTCAGTGATGATAGGTGAAATGTCAAAAATGACCGATGCCGAGGGTAAAGTTTCTTTCAATATGTTAGAAGCAGGCGACTATCAAGCAAAGGTTAGCATGGAAGATTATATCGATCAAACTTTTGTTTTTACGATAGTTGACAAGGATGTAACGCAGACAGTGGAATTGGTTGCTGTCCCTAAATATAGCTTGACAATTTCAGTGACAGATGGTACTGATGCAATTGAAGGAGCAGAGGTGATGTTGGGAGATCAAACGAAGACTACTGATGTTGATGGCAATGTAGAATTCCCTGATCTGAAGGCTGGTGATTATGATGTGGTGGTTGAGGCAGAGGGTTATATTGGTTCATCTTATAGCTTGAAGGTGGTAGATCAAGACGTAACGCATACCTTTACTTTAGAAGCAGAAGGTGCTTTGTCTGCAATTGATAAGAAGATTCGTCTGTATCCTAACCCAGTTCAAGAGCAGTTTGTGGTTCAAGGCTTGGATGCTGATTCACAAATCGTAGTATATTCTGTTATTGGCAATAAAGTTGATGTTGCTGTCATCCGTACGGGGTCAGAAGCTCAAATTTCAGTAAGTGGACTGCCAGCGGGTGCTTACCTCGTCAATATCGATGGACAGGTAGAGCGAGTGGTGAAGCTTTAA
- a CDS encoding BNR-4 repeat-containing protein, producing the protein MLKFDKILLFVFLLLSQNTIAQSINNLTTDGAWCWFSAPRAIYRHSNGHEIATGWVTKDGSIVSGVLNLDSKRLMTQNVSPQLDKDDHANPCFIELQNKEVLMGYTKHFDKYVRIEAMPAGKDKQYERRNYKEVFNQKQFEQYPRKCVTYANLIQLKKENGRLFCFGRWTGYKPNMMWSDNNGKTFNDAQVFLTNKPFNDDNRPYVRYYSDGKSRIHIVFTDGHPRKEKFNSVYYAYYEKGAFYRVNGEKICDLDQIPFEPKEASLVYDAQKVGNGRAWVQDITSDKKGRPVILYSRYPNEQTHLYHYTKYDGKKWIDHLIVNSGKWFPQTPKGRHEREPHYSGGMTFHSHKDNVIYLSRQINGVFEIEKRITDDKGKTWEVFPITQHSKLDNVRPVCPHNYKKGDKNVVFWMTNEKYIHYTDFNTQINYTID; encoded by the coding sequence ATGTTAAAATTTGATAAAATCTTATTATTCGTATTTCTCCTATTAAGCCAAAATACGATTGCTCAATCTATCAACAACCTTACCACTGATGGGGCATGGTGTTGGTTCTCTGCGCCGAGAGCTATTTATAGGCACAGTAATGGCCATGAAATCGCCACAGGATGGGTTACCAAGGACGGCTCTATTGTCAGTGGTGTTTTGAACTTGGACAGCAAACGACTGATGACCCAAAATGTAAGCCCTCAACTGGATAAAGATGATCATGCAAATCCATGTTTCATTGAACTCCAAAACAAGGAAGTGTTAATGGGATACACCAAACATTTTGACAAATATGTAAGAATAGAAGCCATGCCAGCGGGGAAAGATAAGCAGTATGAGCGTCGTAATTATAAAGAGGTGTTCAACCAAAAGCAATTTGAACAATACCCAAGAAAATGTGTGACCTATGCCAATTTGATTCAATTAAAAAAAGAAAACGGTCGCCTATTCTGTTTCGGGCGCTGGACAGGCTATAAGCCCAACATGATGTGGTCTGACAACAATGGTAAAACTTTCAACGATGCACAGGTATTTTTAACCAATAAACCTTTCAATGACGACAATCGGCCTTACGTCAGATACTATTCAGATGGAAAATCAAGGATACATATCGTCTTTACTGATGGTCATCCACGAAAAGAAAAATTCAATTCTGTTTATTATGCCTATTATGAAAAGGGAGCATTTTACAGAGTAAATGGAGAAAAAATATGCGATTTAGACCAGATTCCATTTGAGCCAAAAGAAGCATCACTGGTTTATGATGCTCAGAAAGTGGGCAATGGACGAGCATGGGTTCAAGACATTACCTCTGATAAAAAAGGCAGGCCGGTAATTTTATATAGCCGATACCCAAATGAACAAACTCATCTGTACCATTATACTAAATATGACGGCAAGAAATGGATAGACCATCTTATAGTCAATTCCGGTAAGTGGTTTCCTCAAACGCCAAAAGGACGACATGAAAGAGAACCACACTATTCAGGAGGAATGACCTTCCATTCCCACAAGGACAATGTCATTTACCTTTCTCGCCAAATCAATGGCGTTTTTGAAATTGAAAAGCGGATCACAGATGATAAGGGCAAAACTTGGGAGGTCTTCCCGATAACACAGCATTCGAAACTGGACAATGTCCGCCCTGTTTGCCCTCACAACTATAAGAAAGGAGATAAAAATGTGGTGTTTTGGATGACCAATGAAAAGTATATCCACTATACCGACTTTAATACACAAATCAATTATACCATCGACTAA
- a CDS encoding glycoside hydrolase family 88 protein, translating into MRKSLIFNLVLCLIIGSSFTNKKIKPETVKVQMQQVANWQIVHFKDLYSGREKAHHPRDWTNAAFYVGLSAYAKMADTDTYFRWLKDVAEQQKYTLHWRKYMADDLAVGQMYFSLYDKYGDKEMIAPTQKRFDWIMANPSKEPITLDNYKHMQRWTWCDALFMAPPVLAELARVTQNETYTKFMMSEYEATKAHLFDTEEHLFYRDNSFIGKEKNGKKIFWSRGNGWVFAGLCLIMDQYEEGSKAHQYFKKLYLEMAPKVAQLQMKNGLWAMSLLDSKNYPQKETSGSGFFTYGLAWGINHGYLDKATYEPVVKKAWLGLGKCINKDGMLSFVQPIGAAPGESSADQTEVYGSGAFLLAGSEVFKLYNDKSSL; encoded by the coding sequence ATGCGAAAATCACTGATATTTAACTTAGTACTCTGCCTAATTATTGGCAGTAGTTTTACTAATAAGAAAATTAAACCTGAAACTGTCAAGGTGCAAATGCAACAGGTGGCCAATTGGCAGATTGTTCATTTTAAAGACCTGTATTCTGGCCGTGAAAAGGCGCATCACCCTCGTGACTGGACCAATGCCGCTTTCTATGTTGGTTTGAGTGCTTATGCAAAAATGGCTGATACAGATACTTATTTTCGTTGGTTGAAAGATGTAGCCGAACAACAAAAATATACCCTACATTGGAGAAAGTATATGGCTGACGATCTTGCGGTAGGACAGATGTACTTTTCGTTGTATGATAAGTATGGTGATAAGGAAATGATTGCTCCTACACAAAAAAGATTTGATTGGATTATGGCCAACCCAAGTAAGGAACCTATTACTTTGGATAACTACAAACATATGCAACGATGGACTTGGTGTGATGCATTGTTTATGGCACCACCGGTTTTAGCGGAATTGGCACGGGTAACCCAAAACGAAACCTATACTAAATTTATGATGTCAGAGTATGAAGCAACAAAAGCACATTTATTCGACACTGAAGAACATCTATTTTATCGTGATAATTCTTTTATTGGTAAAGAAAAAAATGGAAAAAAGATATTTTGGTCTCGAGGGAATGGGTGGGTCTTTGCTGGCCTTTGCTTAATTATGGATCAGTATGAGGAAGGCAGTAAAGCTCACCAATACTTTAAGAAGCTTTATCTTGAGATGGCTCCAAAAGTAGCGCAGCTGCAAATGAAGAATGGATTGTGGGCAATGAGTTTACTTGACAGCAAAAATTACCCTCAGAAAGAGACCAGTGGCAGTGGATTTTTCACTTACGGCTTAGCCTGGGGAATCAACCATGGCTACTTAGATAAAGCAACATACGAACCAGTGGTAAAAAAAGCTTGGCTGGGTCTGGGTAAATGCATTAATAAGGACGGGATGTTATCTTTTGTACAGCCTATTGGTGCTGCCCCTGGAGAATCATCCGCAGATCAAACCGAAGTATATGGCAGTGGTGCCTTTTTGTTGGCTGGTTCAGAAGTTTTTAAACTATATAATGACAAAAGTAGCCTATAA
- a CDS encoding alpha-L-fucosidase, translating to MTFFKNCAFSSLALLLACSPQTPKDSLAPTSTYTEDWQSLEKVKIAPDWYQDAKFGIYAHWGPVSQAFVDMDKNEYLAGWHGMMMYGKEGIPNWETGELPKNVDGTPKPTSNYLHHKRVFGEPSEGYGYKYLIEHFKTDGFNAKEWADLFAKSGAKFSGPVAIHHDNFAMWDSKVTRWNSVNYGEKDISGELKKEIEARGMKFLGSFHHAFTWKYFVPAHQSGEKISPEDYDLYTEPHGYDVNMPSERFHKEWWAKLKEYIDKYQPDVIWFDWWLENMQEEYRKKFLAYYYNKGKQWNKEVAVMFKEATFPENTAIRDYERGRPNQIKIDPWVTDTSPGAWFYRSNAKFVEPNTLVDILIDIVSKNGTMLLNVPPNPNGAIPDVMKKLLLNMGDWLAVNGEAIYGTRPWIVFGEGPTRIPVGGHKVERKKLVYTAKDIRFTKKNDNEFYAIVMDTPKDEIKIQTLSTNFTALNNDIERITLLGSEEEIKWKRSEAGLIIEKPKNFPTAYAHAFKIQCKGYQETNIGGDEEQNL from the coding sequence ATGACATTTTTTAAAAATTGTGCTTTTTCTTCTTTAGCCTTGCTGTTAGCTTGCTCACCGCAAACTCCTAAAGATTCTTTAGCACCGACCTCAACCTATACCGAAGACTGGCAGTCATTGGAAAAAGTAAAAATAGCACCCGACTGGTATCAAGATGCTAAATTTGGTATTTATGCACATTGGGGGCCTGTATCCCAAGCTTTTGTTGATATGGACAAAAACGAATATTTGGCGGGTTGGCATGGTATGATGATGTATGGCAAGGAAGGTATCCCTAATTGGGAAACTGGAGAACTGCCAAAAAATGTGGATGGTACACCTAAACCGACGAGCAATTATTTACATCACAAAAGAGTATTTGGAGAGCCGTCAGAAGGTTACGGTTACAAATATTTAATTGAACATTTCAAGACCGATGGATTTAATGCCAAAGAATGGGCGGATCTGTTTGCCAAATCAGGAGCCAAATTCAGTGGCCCAGTAGCAATACATCACGACAACTTTGCCATGTGGGATAGTAAAGTTACTCGCTGGAATTCGGTTAACTATGGAGAAAAGGATATTAGTGGAGAACTAAAAAAAGAAATTGAAGCACGTGGGATGAAATTCTTGGGTTCATTTCACCATGCCTTCACTTGGAAATATTTTGTTCCTGCTCATCAAAGTGGCGAAAAAATCAGTCCTGAGGACTATGACCTCTATACAGAACCTCATGGTTACGACGTCAATATGCCTTCGGAAAGATTCCATAAAGAATGGTGGGCAAAATTGAAAGAATATATCGACAAATATCAACCTGATGTGATTTGGTTTGATTGGTGGCTTGAAAATATGCAGGAAGAATACCGTAAAAAATTCTTAGCCTATTATTATAATAAAGGAAAGCAATGGAATAAAGAAGTCGCCGTGATGTTCAAAGAAGCTACCTTTCCTGAAAATACTGCCATTCGTGATTATGAAAGAGGTCGTCCAAACCAGATTAAAATAGATCCATGGGTTACTGACACCTCCCCAGGAGCATGGTTTTATCGTTCAAATGCGAAATTTGTAGAGCCCAATACCTTGGTCGATATCCTGATTGATATCGTTTCGAAAAATGGAACAATGCTGCTGAATGTTCCGCCCAACCCAAATGGAGCAATCCCTGATGTAATGAAGAAATTACTTTTGAATATGGGCGATTGGTTAGCTGTTAATGGAGAAGCCATTTATGGAACAAGACCTTGGATTGTTTTTGGTGAAGGCCCAACAAGGATTCCCGTTGGCGGGCATAAAGTTGAGCGAAAAAAGTTAGTCTATACGGCAAAGGACATCCGCTTTACCAAGAAAAATGACAATGAGTTTTATGCAATCGTTATGGATACACCGAAAGATGAAATTAAAATTCAAACCTTGAGCACGAACTTCACTGCTTTAAATAATGATATCGAAAGAATTACTTTGTTAGGTAGTGAGGAAGAAATCAAATGGAAAAGATCAGAAGCAGGACTCATCATTGAAAAGCCCAAAAATTTCCCAACGGCATATGCCCACGCATTCAAGATTCAATGCAAAGGCTATCAGGAAACCAATATTGGTGGAGATGAAGAACAAAATTTATAG
- a CDS encoding tagaturonate reductase — MKALKRDIKQPNRPVKVVQFGEGNFLRAFVDWVIQRLNEETDFNGNVAVVQPLPEGMLSKLAEQDGLYHVMLQGISQGELKQESHLIDSLSEFYNPYQDFDAYEHIGTYPELQFVFSNTTEAGITVNENDKMSDQAAVSFPGKLTHLLYRRYQAFDGAKDKGLYIIPCELINHNGQALKEALLKYADLWALGEGYKRWLISANHFCNTLVDRIVPGFPKDNIDAVQKKIGYQDQMVVEGEIFHLWVIEADAEVQTAFPADKIGVNMIYTQDQQPYRNRKVHILNGAHTSMVPVGLLAGISTVQGAVEDQQVGKFIVDAVEQEIIPTLSLPKDELLEFAAEVMDRFRNPFVKHYLSSIALNAFPKYKTRVLPCVKTYFEQQGTLPYRLVLALSAYIHLYNSEIITLKDDAFVIDLLAKAWKADDMQRTAFTVLSCEQIWGEDLSVIDGLLDMVSYQLELIQTNGIAAAIKAPEAVN; from the coding sequence ATGAAAGCATTAAAAAGAGATATTAAGCAACCGAATCGCCCAGTTAAGGTGGTTCAATTTGGGGAAGGAAATTTTTTGCGTGCCTTTGTTGATTGGGTGATTCAGCGATTAAATGAGGAAACAGACTTCAATGGCAATGTGGCTGTCGTACAACCTTTACCAGAAGGAATGTTGTCAAAGTTAGCCGAACAAGATGGTCTATACCATGTGATGTTGCAGGGAATCAGCCAAGGCGAGTTGAAGCAGGAAAGTCATTTGATAGATTCATTGTCTGAGTTTTATAACCCTTATCAGGACTTCGATGCATACGAGCATATAGGTACCTACCCTGAGCTTCAGTTTGTATTCTCTAATACGACTGAGGCTGGTATTACCGTGAATGAAAATGATAAAATGAGTGATCAGGCAGCCGTTTCTTTTCCTGGGAAATTAACCCATTTATTGTATCGCAGATATCAAGCTTTTGATGGCGCAAAAGATAAAGGCTTATACATTATTCCTTGTGAATTGATTAATCATAATGGTCAGGCACTTAAAGAAGCCTTATTAAAATATGCTGATTTGTGGGCTTTAGGCGAGGGTTACAAGCGATGGCTGATCTCCGCCAATCATTTTTGTAATACGCTTGTGGATCGGATTGTGCCAGGTTTTCCAAAAGACAATATTGATGCTGTACAGAAAAAAATTGGGTATCAGGATCAGATGGTCGTTGAGGGAGAAATATTCCATTTATGGGTAATTGAAGCTGATGCGGAGGTGCAAACAGCTTTTCCAGCCGATAAAATTGGAGTAAATATGATTTATACTCAAGATCAGCAGCCATATCGTAACCGTAAAGTTCACATCCTTAATGGGGCGCATACAAGCATGGTGCCTGTTGGATTATTGGCGGGTATTTCTACGGTTCAGGGGGCTGTTGAAGATCAGCAGGTAGGTAAATTTATTGTGGATGCTGTCGAGCAGGAGATTATTCCTACTTTGAGCTTACCAAAAGACGAGTTGCTTGAATTTGCTGCTGAGGTAATGGATCGGTTCAGAAACCCATTTGTTAAGCACTACTTGTCAAGCATTGCTTTAAATGCTTTCCCAAAATACAAAACACGGGTATTGCCATGTGTGAAAACTTATTTCGAACAACAGGGCACATTGCCGTATCGTTTGGTTTTGGCTTTGTCCGCTTATATTCACTTGTATAACAGTGAGATCATTACCCTAAAAGATGATGCTTTTGTGATTGATTTATTAGCTAAAGCATGGAAGGCTGATGATATGCAAAGAACTGCTTTTACGGTGTTATCATGCGAGCAAATATGGGGTGAAGACCTAAGCGTAATCGACGGCCTGCTGGATATGGTTAGTTACCAGCTTGAGCTCATTCAAACGAATGGGATCGCAGCAGCGATAAAGGCCCCGGAAGCAGTAAATTAG
- a CDS encoding altronate dehydratase family protein, translating into MKKLTLRVNAADNIIVALSELSKGTEVDVEGQSITLVENIPAKFKFAQQDFAKGDALIMYGVQIGVANEFIAKGAKITIDNISHATEKATIKDQFDYSWNPPLVNTEQYFQGYHREDGKVGTRNVWLVMPLVFCENRNILAIQKALEPYLQPKKQHNEQLASLIAQAKSGDVADQILSTEFALSDSAPDFVKPFENVDGVKYLTHHAGCGGTRADGERLCRLLVGYLMNPNVGGATILSLGCQNAQVSLFKEVLEQMAPGLNKPVYIHEQQQSKSEKEFLAAAIKSTIAGLSKINKIQRKPAPVSDLVIGMECGGSDGFSGLSANPLLGRVADRIVALGGSAILAEFPELNGVEQNIIDRCINKTDAESFQAMMKAYGDEAEAKGSGFAANPSPGNIRDGLVTDAMKSAGAAKKGGEAPIVEVLDYTEQVTKKGLSLVCTPGNDVESTTALVGSGATVVLFSTGLGTPTGNPATPVLKVSSNSEMSNRMQDIIDFDAGTIISGVDTLDTAADRLLQQIINVASGTAAKAEVLQQDDFIPWRRDLSL; encoded by the coding sequence ATGAAAAAGCTAACATTACGTGTCAATGCCGCAGATAATATTATCGTTGCATTGAGTGAATTGTCAAAGGGTACGGAGGTGGATGTTGAAGGACAATCCATCACCCTGGTCGAAAATATTCCTGCAAAATTTAAGTTCGCTCAGCAAGATTTTGCAAAGGGAGATGCTTTGATCATGTATGGTGTACAAATTGGTGTAGCGAATGAGTTCATTGCGAAAGGAGCAAAGATCACCATTGATAATATCTCTCACGCAACAGAAAAAGCCACTATTAAAGATCAGTTTGACTATTCTTGGAATCCTCCATTGGTTAATACTGAGCAATATTTTCAAGGGTATCATCGGGAAGATGGTAAAGTAGGAACAAGAAACGTTTGGCTGGTGATGCCTTTGGTGTTTTGTGAGAATAGAAATATTCTGGCCATACAAAAAGCCTTGGAGCCATACCTGCAACCCAAAAAACAGCATAATGAGCAGCTTGCTTCCTTGATCGCACAAGCCAAATCAGGAGATGTAGCAGATCAGATATTAAGTACTGAGTTCGCCCTTAGCGATTCGGCACCTGATTTTGTGAAGCCATTTGAGAATGTGGATGGGGTCAAATATTTGACGCATCATGCAGGGTGTGGTGGCACACGTGCTGATGGCGAGCGACTATGTCGTTTATTGGTGGGCTATTTGATGAATCCAAATGTTGGAGGGGCTACCATTTTGAGTCTTGGTTGTCAGAACGCTCAGGTAAGTTTATTCAAAGAGGTGTTGGAGCAAATGGCGCCGGGGTTGAACAAGCCTGTTTACATTCATGAGCAGCAACAAAGTAAATCTGAAAAGGAATTTTTAGCAGCGGCCATTAAATCAACCATTGCGGGCTTATCAAAAATAAACAAAATTCAAAGAAAACCTGCTCCAGTTTCGGACTTGGTTATTGGGATGGAGTGTGGCGGATCGGATGGCTTTTCCGGACTTTCGGCCAACCCATTGTTAGGCCGGGTAGCGGACCGTATAGTAGCCCTTGGTGGTAGCGCAATATTGGCAGAATTTCCAGAATTGAATGGCGTAGAGCAAAATATTATTGATCGGTGCATCAATAAGACGGATGCTGAATCCTTTCAGGCAATGATGAAAGCATACGGTGATGAAGCAGAAGCAAAAGGCTCCGGTTTTGCAGCCAATCCATCACCCGGTAACATCAGGGATGGTTTAGTGACAGATGCGATGAAGTCTGCTGGTGCTGCCAAAAAAGGAGGGGAGGCCCCCATTGTTGAGGTGTTGGATTATACAGAGCAGGTAACAAAGAAAGGACTGAGTTTAGTCTGTACTCCAGGTAACGACGTGGAGTCAACAACTGCCCTGGTGGGTTCGGGTGCAACGGTGGTGTTGTTCTCAACCGGTTTGGGTACGCCAACGGGTAATCCGGCGACCCCTGTTTTGAAGGTGTCCAGTAATTCGGAGATGTCTAACCGTATGCAGGATATTATTGATTTTGACGCTGGGACAATTATTTCAGGAGTCGATACATTGGATACGGCTGCAGATCGCTTATTGCAACAGATCATAAACGTTGCAAGTGGTACAGCGGCAAAAGCGGAAGTGCTTCAGCAAGATGATTTTATCCCCTGGAGACGAGACTTATCCTTGTAA